In a genomic window of Pirellulales bacterium:
- a CDS encoding phosphoribosylanthranilate isomerase, whose translation MFRIKICGITHRPDAFVAMALGADAIGLNFVERSRRYLPPSLAGNVAAAIPTGVAKVGVFVNSPAEEVGRMSDRLQLDFVQLSGDEPAEYLATLPGRLVIKTFRFGPNGLKPLDQLLKAAGKLNCLPSQILIDADRPGQFGGTGATVDWARLRHELDLSDFTDLPLVLAGGLTPENVGEAIDTVDPDAVDVASGVEYSPGRKDADRVNRFIAAATAAFDRMRRT comes from the coding sequence ATGTTTCGAATCAAGATTTGCGGAATCACGCACCGGCCGGATGCATTCGTCGCAATGGCACTAGGGGCCGATGCAATCGGGCTTAATTTCGTCGAAAGAAGCCGACGATATTTGCCGCCGTCATTGGCCGGGAACGTCGCGGCCGCGATCCCAACCGGCGTCGCCAAGGTCGGCGTTTTCGTGAATTCGCCAGCGGAAGAAGTTGGCCGAATGAGCGATCGGCTGCAATTGGATTTCGTGCAATTATCCGGCGACGAGCCAGCCGAATATCTTGCGACGTTGCCGGGCCGATTGGTTATTAAGACATTTCGCTTCGGCCCGAACGGGCTGAAACCGCTCGATCAATTGCTTAAGGCTGCCGGTAAATTGAATTGTCTGCCGTCCCAAATCCTGATCGACGCTGATCGACCGGGTCAATTCGGGGGAACGGGCGCGACGGTGGATTGGGCTCGGCTGCGGCATGAACTCGATCTGAGCGATTTCACCGATTTGCCTCTGGTCCTCGCTGGGGGCCTAACGCCTGAAAACGTCGGCGAAGCGATCGACACGGTTGATCCCGACGCCGTCGACGTCGCTAGCGGCGTAGAATACTCTCCAGGGCGCAAAGATGCAGACCGGGTCAACCGTTTTATCGCCGCCGCTACGGCCGCATTCGATCGCATGCGGCGAACGTGA